From Penicillium psychrofluorescens genome assembly, chromosome: 6, one genomic window encodes:
- a CDS encoding uncharacterized protein (ID:PFLUO_008728-T1.cds;~source:funannotate) → MDSPLVSPAKARQAAIQAKDWAYVHSWLGRQYAPKPVPQFERNADTLRVLLTLAAANDAADEEATLQHRAREEVVDAYRAQEETDQKDPLEQQKNALLDQVELCLDDKGQRDLDDLADSATILGNTLDPAPEDVGQSIAELTAEEFEAQTQLARVETLHKYLERELARLRQELDELRTDSAYEVPPNIQGMTTDWVRGTKMLTTKVGEYQDRIASLERNQPQGPTIDEVMVDEEGVIRLRETVKALEGRVRAFHDLPKDVPGARARYKQLERELGQLIRQRDTMFGRLVERG, encoded by the coding sequence ATGGACAGCCCGCTCGTCTCGCCCGCCAAAGCCCGTCAGGCTGCTATCCAGGCCAAGGACTGGGCCTATGTGCATTCTTGGCTGGGCCGCCAATATGCGCCCAAGCCGGTCCCCCAATTCGAGCGCAACGCAGACACCCTCCGCGTTCTGTTAACCTTGGCCGCCGCCAACGACGcagccgacgaggaagccaCTCTCCAGCACCGGGCGCGCGAAGAAGTCGTGGACGCATACCGGGCCCAGGAAGAGACAGATCAGAAAGATCCGCTCGAGCAGCAAAAGAatgccctcctcgaccaggtGGAACTGTGCCTCGACGACAAGGGCCAACGCGATCTGGACGATCTCGCAGACTCCGCTACAATCCTGGGCAATACGTTAGACCCCGCACCAGAGGACGTGGGCCAGTCGATCGCCGAGCTCACGGCCGAGGAATTCGAAGCCCAAACCCAGCTCGCCAGGGTCGAAACACTACACAAATACCTCGAGCGAGAGCTCGCGCGTCTTCGCCAGGAACTGGACGAGCTGCGCACCGACTCCGCATACGAAGTCCCACCGAATATCCAGGGGATGACTACGGACTGGGTGCGAGGCACGAAGATGCTGACGACCAAAGTCGGCGAGTACCAGGACCGCATCGCGTCGCTGGAGCGGAACCAGCCGCAGGGTCCCACGATTGACGAGGTGAtggtcgacgaggaaggtgTCATTCGTCTCCGCGAGACGGTCAAGGCGTTGGAGGGCCGTGTGCGCGCGTTCCACGACTTGCCCAAGGATGTGCCCGGGGCGCGGGCGCGGTATAAGcagctggagcgcgagctggGGCAGTTGATACGGCAGCGCGATACGATGTTTGGCAGACTTGTTGAGCGGGGATGA
- a CDS encoding uncharacterized protein (ID:PFLUO_008729-T1.cds;~source:funannotate) — translation MSDLGRKDFSTKAKEGMTPDSSKSTMDKTKEAVTDTTDRVTRGAQTDSSKSGTQEAFDKTQRSHDNQAHGGAAGSVGDKVKNALGMDK, via the exons ATGTCTGATCTCGGTCGCAAGGATTTCTCCACTA aggcgaaggagggCATGACCCCCGACTCCAGCAAGTCCACCATGGACAAGACCAAGGAGGCTGTCACCGACACCACCGATCGCGTCACCCGCGGTGCCCAGACCGACTCGAGCAAGAGCGGTACCCAGGAGGCTTTCGACAAGACCCAGCGTTCCCACGACAACCAGGCCCACGGCGGTGCCGCCGGTTCCGT TGGTGACAAGGTCAAGAATGCCCTCGGCATGGACAAATAG
- a CDS encoding uncharacterized protein (ID:PFLUO_008730-T1.cds;~source:funannotate), with protein MPAPDPTETISNWDFSAVLDLLKSPAYPGGSASSSPEGQPGHDVGQPTAVKPQRSYPQLGDLGTVWDFLNQTDSTTQPSLDEQGSSLPVSKTSKPQVSKETVSASSSHTATRPEAITILKRASDSKPIKHNASMTPHPPRTPPKAIPLAGSSDDTPKGKSKTRAGRKRTNTINRNEILSSESSAEVDSDSSTIVFDRPLTKKPGVLAFVPAQVGTPDAKHTASDTPPSSYDELDSSLQFDSSGTIRVRPTAYKSTTERKVGLMTKLLKEFPDYATLVSQVGRSASPSKKSAESRPIHVFVDMSNIMVGFHDAVKASRKIPIATRIRRVHMSFANLSLILERGRPVSKRVLVGSDRLPSINEAATLGYEANILHRVHKAKQPSARPSKPRKVVSSGPETATSAGERWVEQGVDEILHLKILESLLDTDEPATIVLASGDAAEAEFSGGFMRMVERALQRGWIVELVSFSQVTSNAYRRKEFRAKWQSRFRLVELDGYIEELFD; from the exons ATGCCGGCACCGGACCCCACCGAAACAATCTCCAACTGGGACTTCTCGGCGGTGTTGGACTTGCTCAAGTCACCCGCCTACCCTGGCGGCTCGGCTTCATCGTCCCCCGAGGGCCAGCCGGGGCATGATGTTGGTCAACCTACGGCCGTCAAGCCCCAGCGGAGCTACCCACAACTCGGTGATTTGGGTACCGTCTGGGACTTTTTGAATCAGACCGattccaccacccaaccgAGTCTGGATGAGCAGGGATCTTCTCTTCCCGTCTCGAAAACGTCAAAGCCCCAAGTCTCCAAGGAGACTGTCTCGGCTTCCTCGTCACATACGGCCACCCGGCCGGAAGCGATCACGATTCTCAAACGGGCTTCCGACAGCAAGCCCATCAAACATAATGCCTCCATGACACCACACCCTCCGCGAACTCCTCCGAAAGCGATCCCTCTTGCTGGCTCTTCCGACGACACCCCGAAAGGCAAGTCGAAGACACGAGCCGGTAGGAAAAGGACCAACACCATAAACCGCAATGAAATTCTATCCTCAGAAAGCAGTGCCGAAGTAGATTCGGACTCGAGTACCATTGTTTTCGACCGCCCTCTCACCAAGAAACCCGGAGTGCTGGCGTTTGTCCCGGCGCAGGTGGGCACACCGGACGCAAAACACACGGCCTCCGATACACCCCCCTCTTCATACGACGAGCTAGACTCGTCCTTGCAATTCGACTCTTCGGGAACGATCCGAGTTCGACCCACGGCATACAAATCGACGACGGAACGGAAGGTCGGGCTGATGACGAAGCTACTCAAGGAATTTCCCGATTATGCCACACTGGTGTCCCAGGTCGGACGATCTGCAAGCCCCAGCAAGAAAAGTGCCGAGTCCCGCCCGATCCATGTCTTCGTCGACATGTCCAAC ATTATGGTAGGATTCCACGATGCGGTAAAAGCATCGCGGAAGATCCCCATTGCCACTCGCATCCGGCGTGTACACATGTCCTTTGCCAATCTCTCTTTAATCCTGGAACGGGGGCGTCCCGTATCCAAACGAGTGCTCGTCGGTTCTGACCGACTGCCTTCCATCAACGAGGCCGCAACTCTCGGCTACGAGGCCAACATTCTCCACCGTGTGCACAAGGCCAAGCAGCCAAGCGCCCGTCCGTCCAAGCCCCGCAAGGTAGTCTCCAGTGGACCTGAAACGGCCACCAGCGCTGGAGAGCGATGGGTTGAGCAAGGCGTGGACGAAATCCTGCACCTGAAGATCCTGGAGAGCCTGCTGGACACGGACGAGCCGGCGACGATTGTGCTGGCATCGGGCGATGCGGCGGAGGCTGAATTCTCCGGTGGCTTTATGCGTATGGTGGAGCGCGCGCTGCAGCGCGGCTGGATCGTGGAGCTAGTCAGCTTCTCGCAGGTCACTAGCAATGCGTATCGGAGGAAGGAGTTTCGCGCGAAATGGCAAAGTCGCTTTCGTCTGGTGGAGTTGGATGGGTATATTGAGGAGCTGTTTGACTAG
- a CDS encoding uncharacterized protein (ID:PFLUO_008731-T1.cds;~source:funannotate): MAQFADQDFFGGTIRGVVPQGWIDGSTLREVPDHQELFLSPTTLSTLIIEINQRVLRDDALSILTMLDHQQPPLGGSSTSNTASTETIDQAAALYHLHDICEEGDTMQIVTPPQRVHLSRLSPSSSYSPSSSIPAYRGVVSFTTPARQRPGGRVPSSVDGAAAATSTAPSAAVGGAALNGETNALPQTSRLTCHYLVVRLEPQATDLVVFLNVPHEEFDTRGDPRGLSREEVVAEELVEALVQKLEVCDWGLFV; the protein is encoded by the exons ATGGCGCAGTTCGCAGACCAGgacttcttcggcggaaCGATTCGCGGCGTGGTACCGCAGGGCTGGATCGATGGCAG CACCCTCCGCGAAGTCCCCGACCACCAAGAACTCTTCCTCTCACCGACCACGCTCTCCACCCTGATCATCGAGATCAACCAGCGTGTCCTGCGCGACGACGCCCTGAGCATCCTCACCATGCTAGACCATCAGCAGCCGCCACTAGGCGGCTCCAGCACATCCAACACGGCGTCCACCGAAACAATCGACCAAGCCGCCGCGCTGTACCATCTTCACGACATATGCGAAGAGGGCGACACGATGCAGATCGTCACCCCGCCGCAGCGGGTACATCTCTCTCGTCTgtcgccctcttcctcttaTTCTCCGTCCTCCTCAATACCCGCCTACAGAGGCGTCGTCTCATTCACGACGCCCGCGCGCCAACGACCCGGCGGGCGCGTTCCGAGCTCGGTGGAcggcgccgcggcggcaaCCTCTACTgcgccgtcggcggcggtgggcggcGCGGCTCTCAACGGCGAGACGAATGCTCTCCCGCAGACGTCACGGCTGACGTGCCACTATCTGGTGGTGCGGCTGGAGCCGCAGGCTACGGATCTGGTGGTTTTCTTGAATGTGCCGCATGAGGAGTTTGATACGAGGGGAGATCCGAGGGGATTGTCGCgggaggaggttgttgctGAGGAGTTGGTTGAGGCGCTGGTGCAGAAGCTGGAGGTTTGCGACTGGGGGCTTTTTGTGTAG